The following proteins are encoded in a genomic region of Mahella australiensis 50-1 BON:
- a CDS encoding ABC transporter ATP-binding protein yields MGNDIIYVKDLEKSYGEKKVLHGISFNIHKGQIVGLLGENGAGKTTILKCIAGLQSFDAGNIYYRNRSLKDDMSIPRNFGILIESAFLDYLTANDNLKLLLWADGEVDSRIIWDKIKESLDLVKLLDVKNKKVKHFSYGMRQRLGLAQALMTAKTFLMLDEPFLGLDPIGKDIVKNAIVSKAKEHNMAVLFSSHDLEDVADICDTVVMIKQGRCTFNGPMQRSRLYTVQIDNIPDGFIGEASKMGVEFLSDNILKFQPSKADKYSIDDLLKLIYTCNMHVVDIWVEELSLKNLFMERDV; encoded by the coding sequence ATGGGGAATGATATAATCTATGTAAAAGATTTGGAAAAGTCTTATGGCGAGAAAAAGGTTCTGCACGGTATATCTTTTAACATACATAAAGGACAAATCGTCGGCCTCTTGGGAGAAAATGGTGCAGGCAAAACTACGATTCTCAAGTGTATCGCGGGATTACAGTCATTTGATGCCGGCAATATTTACTATCGTAATCGAAGCTTGAAGGATGATATGAGCATACCTAGGAATTTTGGCATTTTAATAGAAAGCGCTTTTTTAGACTACCTTACCGCCAATGATAACCTAAAATTGTTGTTATGGGCAGACGGAGAAGTAGATTCGAGGATAATTTGGGATAAAATAAAAGAGAGCCTCGATTTAGTGAAGCTTTTGGATGTAAAAAATAAAAAAGTTAAACACTTTTCTTACGGCATGAGACAACGATTGGGCTTAGCTCAAGCATTGATGACGGCTAAAACCTTCCTTATGTTGGATGAACCTTTTTTAGGACTAGACCCTATAGGGAAAGATATAGTGAAGAATGCTATTGTGTCGAAAGCGAAAGAGCATAATATGGCAGTGCTTTTTTCCAGCCATGACTTAGAAGATGTGGCGGACATATGTGATACTGTTGTAATGATAAAGCAGGGACGTTGCACCTTTAATGGACCTATGCAGCGCTCCAGATTATATACTGTACAGATAGATAACATTCCTGATGGATTCATAGGCGAAGCATCAAAAATGGGAGTAGAATTTTTGTCTGATAATATCTTGAAGTTCCAACCATCTAAGGCGGACAAATATTCCATAGATGATCTTCTTAAACTCATCTATACTTGTAATATGCATGTGGTAGATATATGGGTAGAAGAATTGTCATTGAAAAATTTGTTTATGGAGCGTGATGTCTGA
- a CDS encoding polyprenyl synthetase family protein, producing MPAFELYTDDIKQDMDSVDNYIKRALKTHQRLLSDVINQLAGSGGKRLRPLMVILSSRFGGYKRDEIIHLAAAIEILHMATLVHDDIIDDAPIRRGEPTVQSRWGKDVAVFTGDFLFSTVFSLLSKEVSFDDLYEVSRVVKQICEGEVDQYQHRYNTAVSVRSYLRRIRHKTADLFALSCVIGAKRAGCSKPIYNALENFGMDFGMVFQIIDDILDFEGQQEELGKPAGADFEEGVYTLPLIYALDTKYRLPLLDVLNKDRYDASDVEAVKAMVKAAGGIEKARSIANNFAAKAVEDIKLLPDNEHKRIMLAILNESVERRY from the coding sequence ATGCCTGCATTTGAACTTTATACCGATGACATTAAGCAAGATATGGATTCTGTCGATAATTATATAAAGCGAGCGCTTAAGACGCATCAACGCTTGCTTTCTGATGTTATAAATCAATTGGCCGGATCTGGAGGTAAACGCTTAAGACCCCTTATGGTGATATTGTCGTCGCGATTCGGCGGTTATAAACGCGATGAGATAATCCATCTGGCCGCTGCGATAGAAATCCTTCACATGGCCACATTGGTACATGACGATATAATAGATGATGCGCCTATACGGCGCGGCGAACCGACCGTACAATCGCGTTGGGGTAAAGATGTGGCCGTTTTTACCGGGGACTTTTTATTTAGTACGGTCTTCTCGTTGCTCAGCAAAGAAGTGTCGTTTGACGATCTTTATGAGGTATCGAGAGTTGTAAAGCAGATTTGCGAGGGAGAAGTCGATCAATACCAACACCGCTACAATACTGCAGTCTCTGTGCGCTCTTACCTAAGGCGCATAAGACATAAAACCGCCGATCTGTTTGCTCTAAGCTGTGTCATAGGTGCAAAAAGGGCAGGTTGCTCCAAACCGATATATAACGCCTTAGAAAATTTTGGCATGGACTTCGGTATGGTATTCCAAATCATAGATGATATACTGGATTTTGAAGGCCAGCAGGAGGAGTTAGGCAAACCAGCGGGTGCTGATTTTGAAGAAGGCGTATATACCTTGCCGCTGATATATGCATTAGATACCAAGTATCGTTTGCCTTTGCTAGATGTTCTGAACAAAGACAGGTATGATGCTTCTGATGTGGAAGCGGTTAAGGCTATGGTCAAGGCAGCGGGCGGCATAGAAAAAGCGCGTTCTATAGCGAACAACTTTGCGGCTAAAGCGGTTGAAGACATAAAGCTGCTGCCAGATAATGAGCACAAGCGTATTATGCTGGCTATATTGAACGAATCGGTGGAACGTAGGTATTGA
- a CDS encoding Gx transporter family protein produces MRRTNKIVLLGVMVSIALMLHIFESFIPLSGIMPPGAKLGLANIVTLIVIMFFGFKEAVVVVILRTFLGSLFGGGFVVFFYSLAGGLLSTVVMSIMYKRFDKYFSLAGISIAGGVFHNIGQLLVFSIVANTAGIFAYLPALLITGVMAGYFIGLVASFLERYIKSHMKWLMK; encoded by the coding sequence ATGCGCAGAACTAATAAGATCGTATTGTTGGGCGTAATGGTGTCCATAGCCCTTATGTTGCACATATTTGAGAGTTTTATACCGCTTTCGGGCATTATGCCTCCCGGAGCAAAGCTGGGCTTGGCCAATATCGTTACTTTAATAGTTATAATGTTTTTTGGCTTTAAAGAGGCTGTTGTAGTGGTCATACTGCGGACGTTTTTGGGTTCGCTATTCGGTGGCGGGTTTGTGGTGTTTTTCTACAGCCTGGCTGGAGGCTTGCTCAGTACCGTAGTGATGAGCATTATGTATAAAAGGTTTGATAAATATTTTAGCCTGGCTGGTATAAGCATTGCTGGGGGCGTGTTTCATAATATAGGTCAGCTGCTGGTATTTAGTATAGTTGCCAATACAGCTGGAATATTCGCTTATTTGCCAGCATTATTGATTACCGGAGTGATGGCCGGTTATTTTATAGGATTGGTGGCCTCGTTTTTGGAACGATATATAAAAAGTCATATGAAATGGCTTATGAAATAA
- a CDS encoding NusG domain II-containing protein, whose amino-acid sequence MKKGDRILLLVIAIAVMVGYGTLYYRDNISDAKATGAIIKTGNDIYKEIPASRMQKDDIFTVEIAGGGYNTIEVSAGRIRVKDADCIDKICVNTGWIDKPGEIIVCLPHKLTVQIMGQPSGVDSVAY is encoded by the coding sequence ATGAAGAAGGGCGATAGAATACTGCTGCTCGTTATAGCCATTGCCGTAATGGTTGGCTATGGGACATTGTATTACCGCGATAATATATCTGACGCAAAGGCTACAGGGGCGATCATAAAAACAGGTAATGATATCTACAAAGAAATACCGGCATCGCGTATGCAGAAGGATGATATTTTTACTGTAGAGATAGCTGGTGGAGGGTATAATACGATAGAAGTGAGTGCTGGTCGTATCAGAGTAAAAGATGCAGATTGTATTGATAAGATATGTGTTAATACGGGATGGATAGATAAGCCCGGGGAGATTATAGTATGCCTCCCGCATAAACTGACCGTACAGATTATGGGTCAGCCTTCCGGTGTAGATAGCGTGGCTTATTGA
- a CDS encoding FAD:protein FMN transferase, translating to MKYKRLVSLWLIIVNLLLIVSACSKEPEKTVKTEFLMDTLMELTAYGPNGEKAIDAAMKRIKEIDVLMSVSSETGDVYKINKAAGQDPVKVSDETMYVVQAAQHYSQLSEGAFDITIGPLVSLWGIGKKEEVPSQAAIDSTKALVDYRKLRIDASAGTIGLPERGMSVDLGAIAKGYAGDEAVRIFKEYGVKNGIISLGGNVVVVGTRPDGKPWRVGIQNPFKPTGNYAAVVEETDKTVVTSGTYERYFIKDGKRYHHILDPSTGYPADNGLASVSIIAGKSIDADALSTTVFLLGPEKGMEIVEDLPNIECIMITNDKRITVSSGLQDKINITDKDFVYEEGR from the coding sequence TTGAAATATAAAAGGCTTGTATCATTATGGTTGATCATTGTAAACCTGCTGCTCATTGTATCGGCATGCAGCAAAGAGCCCGAAAAAACAGTAAAAACCGAATTCCTTATGGATACATTGATGGAGCTTACTGCTTATGGGCCAAACGGCGAAAAAGCTATAGATGCCGCTATGAAGCGTATAAAAGAAATAGATGTACTGATGAGCGTAAGCTCTGAAACGGGAGATGTGTATAAAATAAATAAAGCTGCGGGACAAGACCCTGTAAAAGTCAGCGATGAAACCATGTATGTCGTGCAGGCCGCTCAACATTACAGTCAATTATCAGAGGGGGCTTTTGATATAACAATAGGGCCGCTGGTAAGTCTATGGGGTATAGGCAAGAAAGAGGAGGTACCGTCTCAGGCGGCTATAGATAGCACGAAAGCCCTTGTAGATTACAGAAAGCTCCGAATAGACGCATCGGCGGGTACTATAGGATTGCCGGAAAGAGGCATGTCCGTAGACCTCGGGGCTATAGCAAAGGGATATGCGGGCGATGAGGCAGTAAGAATATTTAAGGAGTATGGCGTAAAAAACGGTATAATAAGCCTGGGGGGCAATGTTGTCGTGGTAGGTACCAGGCCGGATGGGAAACCGTGGCGTGTGGGCATACAGAACCCCTTTAAGCCTACCGGTAATTATGCAGCGGTGGTCGAAGAGACAGATAAGACTGTCGTGACGTCAGGGACGTACGAACGCTACTTTATAAAAGATGGCAAGCGATACCATCATATTTTGGATCCGTCTACCGGCTATCCAGCGGATAACGGGTTGGCCAGTGTCAGCATTATAGCGGGTAAATCCATAGATGCCGACGCTCTTTCAACTACCGTATTTTTATTAGGCCCTGAAAAAGGTATGGAGATTGTCGAGGATCTGCCTAATATCGAATGCATCATGATAACAAACGATAAAAGAATTACCGTGTCCAGCGGTCTTCAGGATAAGATCAATATAACCGATAAGGATTTTGTATATGAAGAAGGGCGATAG
- a CDS encoding FAD-dependent oxidoreductase, with translation MPQKRIVILGAGFGGLTEAKAIHKYLKNDQDVDILMVNQSPYHVYLTELHEVAGSRVSEDGILVPIEHVLEHTKVRFVQDTIKTVDVDNHKLISDEAEYPFDYLIVACGSQPAYFGIPGMKENALTLWSLDDAKKIHQHVLDVFEQASKEKDPAKRKELLTFVVGGGGFTGVEMMGELRQWTEVLCKRYGIPKEERTLIIVEALPKILPNLPDSLIEKAKNYMTKKGINIMTDSPITEVEPGIIHLKSGETIKAGTFIWTGGVEAKDFVKNIGLRTGKRGKIEVNKYMQSVDDPNIYVIGDDAYFVTEHGEMPALVESAMESAECACYNIAADIHGQPKKEFKLELRGVMVSIGSTYAVAHVMNMKMSGVFALLMKHLVNLNFLFGVGGIESIVKYIKYHFFQSNRGRPMIIKHMTVKSQTFWLSLIRFFLGLLWITEGITKVQDGWLSGYAKIGDVGSGASLQLVGPSTPGWYAWIAEHIIYPNAIFFQSLIVLTELALGLMFIFGFLTFIGGIISAFMSINFMLSASASAGAAVTPSLLNPGNLWILVLSIAMLGGAGRAFGLDYYFMPYLKELIRYYQRNHRLALIPLIKHVLKKDQ, from the coding sequence TTGCCACAAAAACGCATAGTGATACTTGGTGCCGGTTTTGGCGGCCTTACCGAAGCTAAAGCTATACATAAGTATCTCAAAAACGATCAAGATGTCGATATCTTAATGGTAAACCAAAGCCCTTATCACGTATACCTCACAGAACTGCATGAAGTAGCCGGAAGCAGGGTATCGGAAGACGGCATACTGGTACCTATAGAACACGTACTCGAGCATACCAAGGTACGTTTTGTACAGGATACCATTAAAACCGTTGATGTCGACAACCATAAACTGATATCGGATGAAGCGGAATATCCTTTCGATTATCTTATCGTCGCCTGCGGAAGTCAACCTGCATATTTTGGCATCCCAGGTATGAAAGAAAATGCTTTAACGCTGTGGTCGCTAGATGATGCCAAAAAGATACATCAACATGTGCTGGATGTATTTGAACAGGCCTCTAAAGAAAAAGACCCTGCCAAGCGCAAGGAATTACTAACTTTCGTGGTAGGTGGCGGTGGATTTACAGGTGTGGAGATGATGGGTGAGCTGCGTCAATGGACTGAAGTATTGTGTAAACGGTATGGTATACCAAAAGAAGAGCGTACCCTTATCATCGTCGAAGCATTGCCCAAGATACTGCCTAATCTGCCTGATTCATTGATCGAAAAGGCCAAAAACTACATGACTAAAAAGGGCATAAACATCATGACCGATTCGCCCATAACAGAAGTAGAACCAGGCATCATACACTTGAAATCCGGAGAGACGATAAAAGCGGGCACATTCATATGGACCGGCGGCGTGGAAGCTAAAGATTTTGTAAAGAATATCGGACTTAGAACCGGTAAGCGCGGCAAGATAGAAGTAAATAAATATATGCAATCGGTAGACGATCCTAATATATATGTCATAGGCGATGATGCATACTTCGTTACCGAACACGGTGAGATGCCGGCTTTGGTGGAATCAGCCATGGAAAGCGCCGAGTGCGCGTGCTATAATATAGCCGCTGACATACACGGGCAGCCCAAGAAAGAATTTAAGCTGGAGCTGCGCGGCGTTATGGTATCCATAGGCAGCACCTACGCCGTAGCTCATGTCATGAATATGAAGATGTCGGGCGTATTTGCGCTCCTGATGAAGCATCTTGTAAACCTTAATTTCTTATTCGGGGTAGGCGGCATAGAATCGATAGTAAAATATATAAAATATCATTTCTTCCAAAGCAACAGAGGCCGTCCCATGATCATAAAACATATGACGGTGAAATCCCAAACTTTCTGGCTGTCCCTCATACGTTTCTTCCTCGGGTTATTGTGGATAACCGAGGGCATAACCAAGGTACAGGACGGATGGCTTTCAGGTTACGCCAAGATAGGCGACGTCGGTTCCGGTGCCAGCTTGCAGCTCGTTGGTCCATCTACACCAGGTTGGTACGCATGGATAGCTGAACATATAATATACCCTAATGCGATATTTTTCCAGTCGCTCATAGTGCTGACCGAATTGGCATTAGGCCTTATGTTCATATTCGGTTTCCTAACGTTTATAGGAGGCATTATATCAGCCTTCATGAGTATAAACTTCATGTTATCGGCAAGCGCCAGCGCAGGAGCCGCTGTAACACCGTCATTGTTGAATCCGGGTAATCTTTGGATACTGGTATTGTCCATCGCCATGCTGGGCGGTGCAGGAAGGGCTTTTGGACTGGATTATTACTTCATGCCGTATCTGAAGGAATTGATACGCTATTACCAGCGCAATCACAGATTGGCACTGATTCCTTTGATAAAGCATGTGTTGAAAAAAGACCAATAA
- a CDS encoding aldo/keto reductase has product MEKRVLGKTGEKLSIIGFGGIVVSGMEQSNANNVVADAIDKDVNYFDVAPTYGDAEVKLGYALEGKRNNVFLACKAEERTKDGVMKQLEQSLKNLRTDYFDLYQMHSMTTQEDFDIAMGPNGALEALVEAKRKGLTRYIGFSAHSVEIALKLIDAFDFDTILFPTNWVNFFNADFGPQVVEKAAQKGMGYLAIKAMAMTPWTENEVRAYPNCWYKPVDDPELAALALRFTLSQPNVTAAIPPGDPNLFKLALSIGERPFEKITDEEVEFLKQRAKGLKSIFPQ; this is encoded by the coding sequence ATGGAGAAACGCGTACTCGGAAAAACGGGAGAAAAGCTTTCTATAATCGGTTTCGGCGGAATAGTGGTATCCGGCATGGAACAATCTAATGCCAATAATGTAGTAGCTGATGCCATAGATAAAGATGTCAATTATTTTGACGTGGCTCCCACATATGGCGATGCAGAAGTAAAACTCGGATATGCCTTGGAAGGTAAACGCAATAACGTCTTTCTGGCTTGTAAGGCCGAGGAACGTACCAAGGACGGCGTAATGAAACAGCTTGAGCAATCGTTGAAAAATCTGCGTACCGACTATTTTGATTTGTATCAAATGCACTCCATGACCACACAAGAAGATTTTGATATAGCCATGGGACCTAATGGAGCTCTAGAAGCTCTGGTGGAGGCCAAGCGCAAAGGCCTGACGCGTTATATAGGATTTTCAGCTCATTCCGTGGAGATAGCCCTAAAACTCATAGATGCTTTCGACTTTGACACCATATTGTTCCCCACCAACTGGGTTAATTTCTTCAATGCTGATTTCGGCCCGCAAGTAGTAGAAAAAGCCGCTCAAAAGGGTATGGGGTATCTGGCTATAAAGGCCATGGCTATGACCCCGTGGACTGAAAATGAAGTGCGCGCTTATCCAAATTGCTGGTATAAGCCGGTCGATGATCCTGAGTTGGCAGCGCTAGCATTGCGCTTTACATTATCGCAACCTAATGTAACAGCAGCTATACCGCCCGGTGATCCTAATTTATTTAAGCTCGCTTTAAGCATAGGTGAAAGGCCTTTCGAGAAAATAACCGATGAAGAGGTAGAGTTTTTAAAACAACGAGCAAAGGGATTAAAATCCATATTCCCACAATGA
- a CDS encoding carbohydrate kinase family protein — protein MMNRNGIAIGGNIVFDYVKIIDSYPKQGNLSTILSIQRSVGGALPNTLIDLAKMDGDIPLEGIGVAGCDEPGDFVIDLLKKHGINTDMIIRQDKLGTSFTDVMTVQSTGDRTFFHFRGANSLLDISHFDFNRIKADILHVGYALLLDKLDAYDPEYGTVLAHTFFLAQCSGMKTSLDVVSENSDRFSKIVPPSLKYTDYCTINEVEASLITGIPARDKDEKLILDNMKPICTRLKQMGIGHWAVVHAPEGAFALDDSNDFYIQPSLELPAGYIKGTVGAGDAFCAGVLYCIYKGWDIKKALQIGTAAAASCLSEPGSTDGMRDIDSMEKLFMTMPRRKL, from the coding sequence ATGATGAATCGGAATGGGATTGCCATAGGCGGCAATATAGTCTTCGACTATGTCAAGATTATAGACAGTTATCCGAAACAAGGGAATTTGTCTACCATATTGTCTATACAGCGGTCAGTCGGAGGGGCCTTGCCGAATACGCTGATAGATTTGGCAAAAATGGATGGAGACATTCCGCTTGAAGGCATTGGTGTGGCAGGATGCGATGAGCCTGGAGATTTCGTTATAGATTTATTAAAGAAACATGGTATTAATACAGATATGATAATTCGCCAAGATAAACTGGGTACATCTTTTACTGATGTAATGACCGTGCAATCGACCGGAGATAGAACATTCTTCCATTTTAGAGGGGCCAATTCATTGCTGGATATTTCTCATTTTGATTTTAACCGTATAAAAGCTGATATACTCCACGTAGGTTATGCGCTCCTATTGGATAAATTGGATGCTTATGATCCCGAGTATGGTACGGTATTGGCCCACACATTTTTCTTAGCCCAATGCAGCGGTATGAAAACATCGCTGGACGTAGTCAGTGAAAACAGCGACCGCTTTTCGAAGATAGTACCCCCAAGTTTAAAATATACCGATTATTGTACCATTAATGAAGTGGAAGCATCCCTTATAACCGGTATTCCGGCAAGAGACAAGGACGAGAAGCTAATTTTGGATAATATGAAACCGATATGCACTAGATTAAAGCAGATGGGGATTGGTCATTGGGCTGTTGTGCATGCGCCTGAAGGGGCTTTCGCTTTGGACGACAGCAATGATTTCTATATTCAGCCATCGCTGGAACTGCCGGCCGGGTATATAAAGGGAACGGTGGGTGCCGGCGATGCATTTTGTGCCGGGGTATTGTATTGCATTTATAAAGGTTGGGACATAAAAAAAGCTCTTCAAATAGGTACTGCCGCGGCTGCAAGCTGTCTCTCCGAGCCTGGTTCTACAGATGGCATGAGGGATATAGATAGTATGGAAAAGCTATTTATGACTATGCCGCGGCGCAAATTATAA
- a CDS encoding class I SAM-dependent methyltransferase yields the protein MGFYEEISRYYDYIFPVGQQQLDLVQSVFDKSASVLDVACGTGTYTLAMAKMGYNMIGIDISRAMIDIAMASAADGGLTAAFYVMDMTDLSVFQPASFDGVMCMGNSLVHLSNEAMVSIALKEFHRVLKAPGKLLLQIMNYDRIIKYRIDQLPTVRNDDIGLVFNRRYRFEPQGYIEFITELTVGGQCFENSVKLLPLQSQKLVSILSDAGFADISLYGDFDKRPFDLDSSMLLVIETAKDRGGAYCK from the coding sequence ATGGGCTTTTATGAAGAAATAAGCAGATATTATGATTATATATTTCCGGTAGGACAACAACAATTAGACCTCGTGCAAAGCGTGTTTGATAAAAGCGCCAGCGTGTTGGATGTAGCCTGCGGCACCGGTACCTATACGCTTGCTATGGCTAAGATGGGATATAATATGATCGGTATAGACATAAGCCGAGCTATGATCGATATAGCCATGGCCAGTGCCGCGGATGGTGGGCTAACTGCGGCATTTTATGTTATGGATATGACCGACTTGTCCGTTTTCCAACCGGCTAGTTTCGATGGCGTCATGTGCATGGGCAATTCTTTAGTGCATCTAAGCAATGAAGCGATGGTTTCGATCGCTCTTAAAGAATTCCATCGCGTCTTGAAAGCACCTGGAAAGCTATTGCTCCAAATAATGAACTATGATAGAATCATTAAATATCGCATCGATCAATTACCTACCGTACGCAACGACGATATAGGCCTTGTATTCAATAGGCGATATCGTTTTGAACCACAGGGGTACATAGAATTCATTACTGAGTTAACTGTTGGTGGCCAATGCTTTGAGAATTCGGTAAAGCTTTTGCCACTGCAAAGCCAAAAGCTTGTTTCAATCCTTTCAGATGCGGGTTTTGCTGATATTAGCCTTTACGGTGATTTCGACAAGCGACCGTTTGATTTGGATAGCTCGATGCTGTTAGTGATCGAGACGGCTAAAGATCGAGGTGGCGCGTATTGTAAGTGA
- a CDS encoding GH36-type glycosyl hydrolase domain-containing protein: MGLFENEYGYFSDDGSEYIIKTPFTPRPWVNAISNGEYSFIVSQTGGGYSWRFSAGENRLTRSFQDIIEDRWGKYIYIRDNDTAQCWSLSYKPMCREPEHYEVHHGIGYTTFIQEYKGIESRWTLFAVPGQPLEIWRVKLINKSDRKRSLDLFTYMEWTLGNAPDEHREFHKLFIDTQYNNDINGFTVRKYMSDLANAKGQHSNRSWDYVAFHTSSLKPVSYDGDKESFIGMYCDEKNPKAVHDRVLARNVGRFGDAIASLQVSVNLEPYEQESLCFTLGCADNGEQAIVLAKRYNDTRECEAAFESMKNFWKPLLQNEIIRTPDKAMDFMTNTWLKYQAISCRIWGRAGYYQVSGGYGYRDQLQDSLIFLESAPEYTKERILIHAGKQHSDGTVLHWWMPLGNWGSITTCSDDLLWLPYVTENYIKETDDYSILDEVVPYYDGGEDTLYCHCVKAIERSFMRFSPRGIPLIGENDWNDGLNGIGLDMKGESFWVGEFLYAILTDFIPIMRLKADDILADKCVDVQSVLKENINKFGWDGQWYIQATTDWGDKIGSKDNKEGWIYLNPQTWAVISGIADEKRRKQCMDAVTEYLFKDCGTLLLYPAYSEPSEALGYISRYAPGLRENGGVYTHAATWAVVAYIMAGQPEKAYELYQKICPPNRSYDIDSYKVEPYVTPGNTDGPQSPNFGRGGWTWYSGSAQWLHRVAVQWILGIRPEKDGLLIAPAIPSAWDGFRYTRLFRGTIYDILINNNAHVNSGIKEIKLDDKKIDGNKLPDLRDGKCHKVEVIMG; encoded by the coding sequence ATGGGATTATTTGAAAATGAGTATGGATATTTTTCTGATGATGGCAGCGAATATATAATAAAGACGCCGTTCACACCACGGCCTTGGGTAAATGCTATAAGCAACGGTGAATATTCATTTATCGTTTCTCAGACAGGCGGAGGCTATTCGTGGCGTTTCAGCGCTGGCGAAAATCGTCTCACCAGGAGCTTTCAGGATATAATAGAGGATAGGTGGGGCAAGTACATCTATATTAGGGATAACGATACGGCTCAATGCTGGTCACTCAGTTATAAACCGATGTGTCGTGAACCTGAGCACTACGAAGTTCACCACGGCATAGGGTATACGACCTTTATACAGGAATATAAAGGGATAGAAAGCCGGTGGACGCTTTTTGCCGTACCCGGTCAACCTCTGGAGATATGGAGAGTAAAACTTATCAATAAAAGCGATCGAAAGCGTTCGCTTGACCTGTTCACGTATATGGAATGGACTCTCGGCAATGCTCCTGACGAGCATAGGGAATTTCATAAGCTGTTTATAGATACGCAATATAATAATGATATAAATGGGTTCACAGTTAGAAAATATATGTCCGATTTGGCTAATGCTAAAGGACAGCATAGCAACCGAAGTTGGGATTATGTAGCGTTTCACACGTCGAGTTTAAAGCCAGTATCATATGATGGCGACAAAGAGTCGTTCATTGGCATGTACTGCGATGAGAAGAATCCAAAAGCAGTGCATGATAGAGTATTAGCCCGCAACGTAGGGCGATTCGGCGATGCCATAGCCTCCCTTCAGGTCAGTGTAAACCTTGAGCCATATGAGCAGGAAAGCCTTTGTTTTACCCTCGGTTGTGCTGATAATGGTGAACAAGCCATCGTGCTTGCTAAAAGGTATAATGATACGCGCGAATGCGAGGCGGCTTTTGAGAGCATGAAAAATTTTTGGAAGCCTTTATTACAGAATGAAATTATTCGAACGCCTGACAAGGCCATGGATTTTATGACAAATACATGGCTTAAATATCAAGCTATTTCCTGCCGCATATGGGGAAGAGCTGGTTATTACCAGGTCAGCGGGGGTTATGGATATAGAGACCAACTGCAGGATTCTCTTATATTTCTGGAAAGCGCACCTGAGTACACCAAAGAGAGGATACTTATACATGCAGGCAAACAGCACAGCGATGGTACCGTGCTGCATTGGTGGATGCCGCTGGGCAATTGGGGTAGCATAACTACTTGCTCCGACGATCTGCTTTGGTTGCCTTATGTAACCGAAAATTATATCAAAGAAACCGATGACTACTCTATATTGGATGAGGTTGTGCCATATTACGATGGTGGGGAGGATACATTATATTGCCATTGCGTTAAGGCCATTGAAAGAAGCTTTATGCGTTTCAGCCCGCGAGGTATACCGCTCATCGGTGAGAACGATTGGAACGACGGATTAAATGGCATAGGCCTTGATATGAAGGGCGAAAGTTTCTGGGTCGGCGAATTCTTGTATGCGATATTGACCGATTTTATACCTATCATGCGCTTGAAAGCCGATGATATTCTTGCCGATAAGTGCGTCGATGTACAGTCTGTATTAAAAGAAAATATAAATAAGTTCGGTTGGGATGGACAGTGGTATATTCAAGCGACTACGGATTGGGGGGATAAAATAGGCTCAAAGGATAACAAAGAAGGGTGGATTTATTTGAATCCGCAAACATGGGCCGTGATAAGTGGCATAGCTGATGAGAAGAGGCGAAAGCAGTGCATGGATGCAGTGACAGAGTACCTATTCAAAGATTGCGGTACCTTGCTTTTATATCCCGCATACAGCGAGCCGTCGGAAGCCCTGGGATATATATCGCGGTATGCACCAGGATTGAGGGAAAACGGCGGCGTATATACCCATGCAGCTACGTGGGCGGTAGTAGCGTATATCATGGCGGGCCAGCCGGAGAAAGCATACGAGCTATATCAGAAAATATGCCCTCCTAACCGTTCGTATGATATTGATTCATATAAAGTGGAGCCTTATGTTACACCTGGCAATACCGATGGTCCACAGTCGCCGAATTTCGGCAGAGGTGGTTGGACGTGGTACAGCGGCTCGGCCCAATGGTTGCATAGGGTGGCGGTGCAATGGATACTCGGCATACGGCCTGAGAAAGACGGTTTGCTTATAGCGCCCGCTATACCGTCAGCATGGGATGGATTTAGATATACGCGCTTGTTTCGCGGGACGATATATGATATATTAATAAATAATAACGCTCATGTTAATAGCGGAATTAAAGAAATAAAGCTGGATGACAAAAAAATCGACGGCAATAAATTACCGGATCTGCGAGACGGTAAATGCCATAAAGTCGAGGTTATAATGGGGTAA